A single region of the Nitrospira sp. genome encodes:
- a CDS encoding penicillin-binding protein activator LpoB, whose protein sequence is MIEWRKGAFGRSVAVLVIVGVAAVVGGCGHETKVTRVDTGIVTDLSGRWNDTDSQMVAEAMVKEALANPWLGNFTKGKNRQPVVIVGTVLNKSHEHINVQTFVNDLERELTNSQKVTFVAGKGEREEVREERREQAVHAREDTQKAPGKEIGADYMMRGSIATILDEQDGAKAVFYQVDLEMVDLENNVKSWFGQKKIKKVVEKKRTIF, encoded by the coding sequence ATGATCGAGTGGCGGAAAGGGGCATTCGGACGGAGCGTGGCGGTACTGGTGATCGTCGGTGTGGCCGCTGTGGTTGGCGGGTGCGGCCATGAAACCAAAGTGACCCGTGTGGATACCGGGATCGTCACCGATCTCAGCGGGCGCTGGAACGATACGGATTCTCAAATGGTCGCCGAAGCCATGGTCAAGGAAGCCTTGGCAAATCCCTGGCTCGGCAACTTCACAAAGGGCAAGAACCGGCAGCCGGTCGTCATCGTCGGGACGGTGCTGAACAAGAGCCATGAACATATCAATGTGCAAACCTTCGTCAACGATCTCGAGCGGGAGCTCACCAACTCGCAGAAAGTGACCTTTGTCGCCGGGAAAGGCGAACGGGAGGAAGTGCGTGAAGAGCGGCGCGAGCAGGCCGTTCATGCCCGTGAAGATACGCAAAAGGCGCCGGGCAAGGAAATCGGCGCAGACTACATGATGCGCGGGAGTATTGCGACGATTCTGGACGAACAGGACGGAGCCAAAGCGGTGTTCTATCAGGTCGATCTGGAGATGGTCGACTTGGAAAACAACGTCAAGTCCTGGTTCGGACAGAAGAAAATCAAGAAAGTGGTTGAGAAGAAACGCACCATTTTCTAG